Proteins from one Dama dama isolate Ldn47 chromosome 12, ASM3311817v1, whole genome shotgun sequence genomic window:
- the ADAM20 gene encoding LOW QUALITY PROTEIN: disintegrin and metalloproteinase domain-containing protein 20 (The sequence of the model RefSeq protein was modified relative to this genomic sequence to represent the inferred CDS: inserted 4 bases in 2 codons): MVQFFQDTDPXKGHPCTLNSSEGGARPAVPDAPPSSALSRWLHNDXVAEALVHFRVTPLLLWSGVCLFISGHSQARPSQHFSSPELVIPLKVTGWGRNAKVPGWLSYSLRFGGQRHIAHMKVKKFLVSRPLPVFTYTDQRSLQQDQPFVPDDCYYHGYVEGVPKSLVALSTCSGGFRGILQINDLAYEIEPVRFSATFEHRVYRIDIDDAQFPRMRCGLTEEEIARQLELQELRNFTLMQSSYTGWWTHLRFLELVVVVDNLRFIHSGSNVSVIQNEIANVVNVINSLYHPLDVHVILTGLEIWTEGNLIATDNMDTMLEDFAFWKFFNLDNRLPHDAAHLLVKKSFGRQLGLAYVAGVCQYPLNCGVAAFEDDSLYDFAVIVTHELGHNLGMLHDNQSCVCELQFCIMYPAKMVTNKFSNCSYAEFWNNVMRNGVCLYSPPNPANIVRIKSCGNLVVEEGEECDCGTIGQCARDRCCLPDCTLKPGAACAFGSCCKKCKVRSAGTLCRKQINQCDLPEWCNGTSHQCPEDVYVQDGLPCSDSAYCYKKNCVNHDEQCREIFGKDARSASLSCYEEINTQGNRFGHCGISDIEYIKCAVSDILCGRVQCENVRVIPNLIEHSTVYQFYVNDTTCWGTDYHIGMSIPDIGQVKDGTMCGQKKICIDSRCVNMVPLSQTCHPETCHMKGICNNKQQCHCNPGWAPPYCKDEGNGGSNSSGPPDNSQDDEEDEADEPEQAEGAEQTKIEKTQLWLIPLICLFVCFFLVLCKKSIRKKEPEMMTEEGMEEEEVEEESD, translated from the exons ATGGTCCAGTTCTTCCAGGACACAGATCC TAAAGGTCATCCCTGCACCCTCAACAGCTCAGAGGGAGGAGCCAGACCAGCAGTGCCTGATGCCCCGCCCTCTTCTGCCCTGAGCAGGTGGCTCCATAATGA AGTGGCTGAGGCCCTGGTACACTTCAGGGTCACTCCTCTGCTGCTCTGGTCTGGGGTGTGTCTGTTCATTTCTGGTCACTCTCAGGCCAGGCCCTCCCAGCACTTCTCTTCCCCAGAGTTGGTGATCCCCTTGAAGGTGACTGGCTGGGGCAGAAATGCAAAGGTTCCAGGCTGGCTCTCCTATAGCCTGCGATTTGGGGGCCAAAGACACATTGCCCACATGAAGGTCAAGAAGTTCTTAGTTTCCAGACCCCTCCCAGTGTTCACCTACACAGACCAGCGTTCCCTCCAGCAGGATCAGCCTTTTGTTCCTGATGACTGCTACTATCACGGCTATGTGGAGGGTGTTCCCAAGTCCCTGGTTGCCCTCAGTACCTGTTCTGGAGGTTTTCGAGGAATACTACAGATAAATGATCTTGCTTATGAAATTGAACCAGTTAGGTTTTCTGCCACATTTGAACACCGGGTGTATAGAATAGACATCGATGATGCTCAGTTCCCACGGATGAGATGTGGGTTAACGGAAGAGGAGATAGCACGCCAGttggagctgcaggagttgcgtAATTTCACTCTGATGCAAAGTTCTTACACAGGCTGGTGGACCCACTTGCGGTTTCTTGAGCTGGTAGTGGTTGTGGACAATCTTCGATTCATTCACTCGGGAAGCAATGTATCAGTAATACAAAATGAGATAGCTAATGTTGTCAACGTAATAAATAGCCTGTATCACCCTTTGGATGTTCATGTAATTTTAACTGGGCTTGAAATCTGGACTGAAGGAAACCTAATTGCCACTGATAACATGGATACAATGTTGGAGgattttgctttttggaagttTTTTAACCTTGATAACCGACTGCCACATGATGCAGCCCATCTTTTGGTAAAGAAATCATTTGGCAGGCAGCTTGGACTTGCCTATGTTGCTGGAGTATGCCAGTATCCTCTTAATTGTGGAGTTGCTGCTTTTGAAGATGATAGTCTGTATGATTTTGCAGTTATTGTTACCCATGAACTTGGTCATAATTTAGGTATGCTGCATGATAATCAATCTTGTGTGTGTGAACTTCAGTTTTGCATAATGTATCCTGCCAAAATGGTAACGAATAAATTCAGCAACTGTAGTTATGCCGAGTTTTGGAACAATGTGATGAGGAATGGGGTTTGTCTTTACTCTCCTCCAAATCCAGCAAATATTGTTAGGATAAAGTCTTGTGGGAACCTAGTGGTCGAAGAAGGAGAAGAGTGTGACTGTGGAACCATAGGCCAGTGTGCACGTGATCGCTGCTGTCTGCCAGATTGCACTCTGAAGCCTGGAGCTGCTTGTGCTTTTGGGTCTTGCTGCAAAAAATGCAAGGTCAGGTCAGCAGGGACTTTGTGCAGAAAACAGATCAATCAATGTGACCTTCCAGAGTGGTGCAATGGGACATCGCATCAGTGCCCAGAAGATGTATATGTgcaggatgggcttccctgtagTGACAGTGCCTACTGCTATAAAAAGAACTGTGTTAACCATGATGAACAGTGCAGGGAGATTTTTGGCAAAGATGCAAGGAGTGCATCTCTGAGTTGCTACGAAGAAATCAACACCCAAGGAAATCGATTTGGTCACTGTGGTATCAGCGACATAGAGTACATAAAATGTGCAGTCTCTGATATCCTGTGTGGGAGAGTTCAGTGTGAAAATGTGCGAGTAATTCCTAATCTGATTGAACATTCCACAGTGTATCAGTTTTACGTCAATGACACCACTTGCTGGGGCACCGATTATCACATAGGAATGTCCATACCTGATATCGGTCAGGTGAAAGATGGCACAATGTGTGGTCAAAAAAAGATATGTATTGATAGCAGGTGTGTCAATATGGTTCCTTTGTCACAAACCTGTCATCCTGAGACCTGCCACATGAAGGGGATCTGCAATAATAAGCAACAGTGCCACTGCAACCCTGGATGGGCACCTCCTTACTGCAAGGATGAAGGCAATGGAGGTAGTAATAGTAGCGGCCCACCTGATAATTCCCAAGATGATGAGGAAGATGAGGCAGATGAGCCAGAACAGGCAGAAGGGGCAGAACagacaaaaatagagaaaactcAACTGTGGCTTATTCCtttgatttgtttatttgtatgtttCTTCCTTGTGCTATGTAAGAAGAGTATAAGGAAAAAGGAGCCAGAAATGATGACAGAAGAAGGAATGGAAGaagaggaggtggaggaagaAAGTGACTAA
- the ADAM21 gene encoding disintegrin and metalloproteinase domain-containing protein 21, producing MVTGEAIVSMRLVGLLWLEVSLFSSGLSQERHSQSLNSPDVVIPLKVTNRGRGPNAPGWLSYSLQFGGQRRVVYIRAKKILVSKPLPVFTYTDQHALQQDQPFVSNDCYYHGYVEGVPESLVALSTCAGGFQGMLRINDFTYEIKPIRHSTTFEHLVYKINTKETQFSPMKCGLTNKAAHQQLEFEEAERLTLKQNSAYNRWAHLWFLELVVVVDHNFFIYSQSNFSKVQENVFVVVNIVDSIYQQLGTYVILMGIEIWNHGNVFPLISIEQVLEDFSQWKQISLSELQYDAAHIFIENSLISVLGIAYVAGICRPPLDCGVNNFKGDPWSVFALTVAHELGHTLGMQHDEEFCVCGQRACLMNAIRLPAERFTNCSYAEFTKTTLNQGSCLHNPPIPGAVFMLKRCGNGVTEGGEQCDCGSVKQCEHDPCCLLNCTLRPGAACAFGLCCKDCKFVPSGELCRPQINECDLPEWCNGTSHQCPEDVHVQDGIPCTDSAFCYQKSCNSHDEQCREIFGEGAKSASQRCYKEINSQGNRFGHCGVNGTIYLKCPISDSFCGRVHCENVGNIPHLRDHSNFQYTHINGVTCWSIDYHLEMSIPDVGEVKDGTMCGPGKICIHKKCVSLSLLSQVCLPETCNMKGICNNKHHCHCGYGWSPPYCLHRGTGGSVDSGPASARRIFLPIVVPLGLFVLLLLLIAVFMYLQKCFRPKKTKTHSPK from the coding sequence ATGGTGACTGGTGAGGCCATAGTGTCCATGCGACTTGTTGGACTGCTCTGGCTTGAGGTGTCTCTGTTCTCTTCTGGTCTCTCCCAGGAAAGGCACTCTCAAAGCCTCAACTCCCCAGATGTGGTGATTCCCTTGAAGGTTACCAACAGGGGCAGAGGTCCAAATGCTCCAGGTTGGCTCTCCTACAGCCTGCAGTTTGGGGGTCAGAGACGTGTTGTCTACATAAGAGCTAAGAAGATCTTAGTTTCCAAACCCCTCCCAGTGTTCACCTACACGGACCAGCACGCCCTTCAGCAGGATCAACCTTTTGTTTCTAATGACTGCTATTATCATGGTTATGTGGAGGGGGTCCCTGAGTCCCTTGTTGCCCTCAGTACTTGTGCTGGGGGCTTTCAAGGAATGCTGCGGATAAATGACTTTACCTATGAAATCAAGCCCATCAGACACTCTACTACATTTGAACACCTGGTTTATAAGATAAACACTAAAGAGACACAGTTCTCGCCTATGAAATGTGGCTTAACAAATAAAGCAGCACACCAGCAGCTGGAATTCGAAGAGGCTGAGAGATTAACTCTGAAACAAAATTCTGCTTATAACCGGTGGGCCCATTTGTGGTTTCTGGAGCTGGTTGTGGTAGTCGATcacaatttcttcatttattctcaAAGTAATTTCTCAAAGGTGCAGGAGaatgtatttgttgttgtcaACATAGTGGATTCCATTTATCAGCAGTTGGGAACCTATGTGATTTTGATGGGGATTGAGATTTGGAATCATGGAAATGTTTTTCCACTGATAAGCATAGAACAGGTTCTGGAGGACTTCTCTCAGTGGAAACAAATCAGTCTTTCCGAGCTACAGTATGATGCTGCACATATTTTCATTGAAAATTCACTTATAAGTGTCCTCGGTATAGCCTATGTGGCAGGAATATGTCGCCCTCCTCTCGACTGCGGAGTTAATAATTTCAAAGGAGACCCCTGGTCTGTTTTTGCCCTCACCGTAGCTCATGAGTTAGGTCATACTCTGGGTATGCAGCATGATGAAGAATTCTGTGTGTGTGGACAAAGAGCTTGCCTCATGAATGCTATCAGGTTGCCAGCAGAGAGATTCACGAATTGTAGCTATGCAGAATTTACAAAGACCACTTTAAACCAGGGATCATGTCTGCACAACCCTCCAATTCCAGGGGCAGTCTTCATGCTGAAGCGCTGTGGGAATGGTGTGACTGAAGGAGGAGAGCAGTGTGACTGTGGATCTGTAAAGCAGTGTGAACACGACCCCTGTTGTCTGTTGAACTGCACTCTAAGGCCTGGGGCTGCCTGTGCTTTCGGGCTTTGCTGCAAAGACTGCAAGTTCGTGCCATCAGGGGAGCTCTGTAGACCTCAGATCAATGAATGTGACCTCCCAGAGTGGTGCAATGGGACATCTCATCAGTGCCCAGAAGATGTCCACGTGCAGGACGGGATTCCCTGCACTGACAGTGCTTTTTGCTATCAAAAGAGCTGTAATAGCCATGATGAACAGTGCAGGGAGATTTTTGGTGAAGGTGCAAAGAGTGCATCTCAGAGATGCTATAAAGAAATCAACTCCCAGGGAAACCGTTTTGGCCACTGTGGTGTAAATGGCACAATATACCTAAAATGCCCTATTTCAGATAGCTTTTGTGGGAGAGTTCATTGTGAGAATGTGGGAAATATCCCCCACCTGAGAGATCACTCAAATTTTCAATACACTCACATCAATGGTGTCACCTGCTGGAGTATAGACTATCACTTAGAGATGAGTATACCTGATGTTGGTGAAGTGAAAGATGGCACCATGTGTGGTCCAGGAAAGATCTGCATACACAAGAAGTGTGTCAGCCTATCTCTTCTGTCACAGGTCTGCTTGCCTGAGACCTGTAACATGAAGGGGATATGCAATAACAAACATCACTGCCACTGCGGCTATGGGTGGTCCCCGCCCTACTGCCTACACAGAGGCACTGGAGGTAGTGTTGACAGTGGCCCAGCATCTGCCAGAAGAATTTTCTTGCCAATAGTTGTGCctcttggtttgtttgttttgcttttacttttaattGCTGTATTTATGTATCTTCAAAAATGTTTTAGACCCAAGAAGACTAAGACTCACTCTCCCAAATAA